The Phycisphaeraceae bacterium genome includes a window with the following:
- the rho gene encoding transcription termination factor Rho yields MSTVSGILEIGQRPDGRLRKLDTSYIASPSDPLIPKHLIEKYDLRSGQMIEVDLGKPVGGGNPGRQHHQNNKPKRQRISAVAMDARRATRVLSVEGVDTNNLEEHPRYEDLTTIDPEPRITLEHDGCPPACRLIDLFCPIGFGQRGMIVSPPKAGKTTLLQNIANSVSRNYPEAEVYALLIDERPEEVTDFRRNVPCTVWASSNDHTPDRHCGLAMLAIDRGRRLAEQGKDVVFLLDSLTRLGRAFNTAPGMQGTGRTLSGGIDAGALAIPKQLFGAARKFEEGGSLTIIATALVDTGSQGDQVIFEEFKGTGNMELILDRKIAERRLFPAIDLAASGTRKEHKLMAEPELATVNALRRRLLNMQPMTQIEQLLKALERFPTNADLVGGPQSAGNTEAASRVG; encoded by the coding sequence ATGAGCACAGTTTCCGGCATCCTTGAGATCGGTCAGCGCCCCGACGGGCGCCTCAGAAAGCTGGACACGAGCTACATCGCGTCGCCTTCGGACCCGCTGATCCCCAAGCATCTCATCGAAAAGTACGACCTGCGGTCGGGCCAGATGATCGAGGTGGACCTGGGTAAGCCGGTGGGCGGGGGCAACCCCGGCCGCCAGCATCACCAGAACAACAAGCCCAAGCGCCAACGCATCTCGGCGGTCGCGATGGACGCCCGGCGTGCGACAAGGGTGCTCTCAGTCGAGGGCGTCGACACGAACAACCTCGAAGAGCATCCCCGCTACGAGGACCTGACAACGATCGATCCCGAGCCGCGGATCACCCTTGAGCACGATGGCTGCCCCCCCGCCTGCCGGCTGATTGATCTGTTCTGCCCGATCGGTTTCGGCCAGCGCGGGATGATCGTGTCCCCGCCCAAGGCAGGTAAGACCACCCTGCTGCAGAACATCGCAAACTCGGTTTCTCGCAACTACCCCGAAGCCGAAGTCTACGCCCTGCTGATCGACGAGCGCCCCGAGGAAGTGACTGATTTTCGTCGCAATGTCCCCTGTACCGTCTGGGCCTCGTCAAACGACCACACTCCGGACCGCCACTGCGGGCTGGCGATGCTGGCGATCGATCGCGGACGCCGACTCGCCGAGCAGGGCAAGGACGTGGTCTTCCTGCTCGATTCGCTGACGCGGCTCGGTCGTGCGTTTAACACCGCTCCGGGCATGCAGGGCACCGGGCGCACGCTCTCGGGCGGTATTGATGCCGGTGCACTGGCGATCCCGAAACAGTTGTTCGGTGCGGCGAGAAAGTTTGAAGAGGGCGGGTCACTCACGATCATTGCCACCGCCCTGGTGGACACCGGATCGCAGGGCGACCAGGTGATCTTCGAGGAGTTCAAGGGCACGGGGAATATGGAGCTGATCCTCGACCGGAAGATCGCCGAGCGGCGGTTGTTCCCGGCGATAGACCTTGCGGCGTCGGGGACACGCAAGGAGCACAAGCTCATGGCCGAGCCCGAGTTGGCGACGGTTAATGCGCTCAGGCGTCGATTGCTCAACATGCAGCCGATGACGCAGATCGAACAGCTACTCAAAGCGCTCGAGCGTTTCCCCACCAATGCTGATCTGGTCGGGGGGCCTCAGTCTGCTGGCAACACCGAGGCCGCCAGCCGAGTCGGATAA
- the rimO gene encoding 30S ribosomal protein S12 methylthiotransferase RimO produces the protein MSPQAPIQPLDPATSQDVRRVAMVSLGCPKNLVDSEKMLGLLAEDGISIVPEDDHPDAIIINTCGFLEASKTESVGEIQKAVDRKNSGELKRVIVAGCLVQRHRAKILDWVPGVDALIGVFDRDRITPAVTGSMPTGDDVLVELPVYSSIASNDVIARRRREIETAGYHESDNARVRLTPRHYAYLRISEGCNQNCAFCTIPSIRGKMRSKPLDRMLAEARELMSDGAFELNLIGQDTTSYGEDIGYPAGLSGMLRELDKTTREFGGGWLRLMYAYPSCFTDEMIDTIGSLDSVLKYIDMPLQHINDQVLDSMRRKTSRKLIETLLEKLRDRIPGIAIRTTFISGFPGETCAQHDELVEFVRSFGFDAMGVFPYSPEPGTPAGTLHEEGGAVPEAEIQRRIDELMLAQQEVAFEGNEAMAEDGVELPVLVDEVMDGPPEGLEAEEPGLTWHVGRGPHQAPGIDGVTYLVAPERFSPGELIHAEVVGASDYDLVAEPATSAGADVRLNVLRG, from the coding sequence ATGTCGCCCCAGGCCCCTATTCAGCCGCTTGATCCCGCCACGTCTCAGGATGTCCGGAGGGTCGCCATGGTCAGCCTCGGCTGCCCGAAAAACCTTGTGGACTCGGAGAAAATGCTGGGTTTGCTGGCCGAAGACGGCATCAGCATCGTGCCGGAGGACGATCATCCGGACGCCATCATCATCAATACCTGCGGGTTCTTGGAGGCGTCCAAGACCGAGTCGGTGGGGGAGATCCAGAAGGCGGTGGACCGGAAGAACTCGGGGGAGCTCAAGCGGGTGATCGTGGCGGGGTGCCTGGTGCAGCGGCATCGGGCGAAGATTCTAGACTGGGTCCCGGGGGTGGATGCGCTGATTGGCGTGTTTGACCGGGACCGGATTACGCCGGCGGTGACGGGATCAATGCCGACGGGGGACGATGTGCTGGTGGAGTTGCCGGTGTATTCGAGCATCGCGAGCAACGACGTGATCGCCAGGCGGCGGCGGGAGATCGAGACGGCGGGGTATCACGAGTCGGACAACGCACGGGTGCGGCTGACGCCTCGGCACTACGCGTACCTGCGGATTTCGGAGGGGTGCAACCAGAACTGTGCGTTCTGCACGATCCCGTCGATTCGCGGGAAAATGCGATCTAAACCGCTGGATCGGATGCTGGCCGAGGCGCGGGAGCTGATGAGTGACGGCGCGTTTGAGCTGAATCTGATCGGTCAGGACACCACGAGCTATGGCGAGGACATCGGTTATCCGGCGGGATTGTCGGGGATGCTGCGGGAGCTTGATAAGACGACGCGTGAGTTTGGCGGGGGATGGTTGCGGCTGATGTACGCGTACCCATCGTGTTTTACGGATGAGATGATCGACACGATTGGGAGTCTGGACAGTGTGCTGAAGTACATCGATATGCCGCTGCAGCATATTAATGATCAGGTGCTGGATTCGATGCGTCGGAAGACGAGTCGGAAGCTGATTGAGACGCTGCTGGAGAAGCTGCGGGACCGGATTCCGGGGATCGCGATCCGGACGACGTTTATCTCGGGATTCCCGGGTGAGACGTGCGCGCAGCATGACGAGCTGGTTGAGTTCGTGCGGTCGTTTGGATTTGATGCGATGGGGGTGTTCCCGTATTCGCCGGAGCCGGGTACGCCGGCGGGGACGCTGCATGAGGAGGGTGGGGCGGTTCCGGAGGCGGAGATCCAGCGGCGGATTGATGAGTTAATGCTGGCGCAGCAAGAGGTTGCGTTCGAGGGCAATGAGGCGATGGCGGAGGATGGGGTGGAACTGCCGGTGCTGGTGGACGAGGTGATGGATGGCCCGCCTGAGGGTCTGGAGGCGGAGGAGCCGGGTCTGACGTGGCATGTGGGCCGAGGGCCGCATCAGGCGCCGGGGATTGATGGGGTGACGTATCTTGTTGCTCCTGAGAGGTTTAGTCCGGGTGAGCTGATTCATGCGGAGGTGGTGGGGGCGTCGGATTACGATCTGGTGGCGGAGCCGGCGACGAGTGCGGGGGCGGATGTGCGGCTGAATGTTTTGCGGGGCTGA